A single window of Syntrophus aciditrophicus SB DNA harbors:
- a CDS encoding AMP-binding protein — translation MNLGRMLDETCRRYPDHIAVVQEERRLTYAALNAAVNALGNALKDLGLGKNDKLAIVLPNCPEFIISYFAAQKIGAVAVTINTASTPHEILYLLTNSDARALITTSACAGRFESILQNAPLCGHLIVVDRPEYSPPSSGNFASFWSLIEESSSSLDIPELSDDDPAVMIYTAGLTGKPLGAVLTQRNLVTQSALLGDLCHVTDTDMGLSVIPLFHTFGAVANMLGAIRVGAGLVLMDAFNLDEIFQLICREKVTFIAAVPRLFLGMLFYEDADKYDVSSLRFCITGGAAMPAHYVPEFNKKFQATLVEGYGLTEASPVCTLSRPDGPQKPGSIGTAIPGVEIRIVNDQGTDCSLGEVGELILRGDNVMKCYYKEEEATREVIVDGWLHTGDLAFRDREGFFFLTGRKKRMIITSGFNVYPREVELVLEGHPAVRATLVVSKPNLLRGEIVKAFIVKDPAMQADSRQILRHCRTYLSSYKVPREVEFVESLQEKDKIHASN, via the coding sequence ATGAATTTAGGACGGATGCTGGATGAAACGTGCCGGCGCTATCCTGACCACATTGCCGTCGTTCAAGAAGAACGGCGGCTGACTTATGCGGCCTTGAATGCGGCGGTCAACGCCCTGGGCAATGCGCTCAAGGACCTGGGGCTGGGAAAAAACGACAAACTGGCTATTGTTCTCCCCAACTGTCCCGAGTTTATCATTTCCTATTTCGCCGCCCAGAAAATCGGAGCGGTGGCGGTAACGATCAACACGGCCTCGACGCCCCACGAAATCCTTTATCTCCTGACCAACAGCGATGCCCGGGCTCTCATCACCACGTCGGCCTGCGCCGGCCGATTCGAATCCATTCTTCAGAACGCTCCGCTCTGCGGGCATCTGATCGTTGTCGACAGGCCGGAATACTCCCCCCCTTCCTCCGGCAACTTCGCTTCCTTCTGGTCCCTCATTGAAGAGTCCTCCTCATCCCTGGATATTCCGGAGCTTTCCGACGACGATCCCGCCGTCATGATTTACACCGCCGGCCTCACGGGAAAACCTCTGGGCGCGGTCCTGACCCAGCGCAATCTCGTCACGCAGTCCGCCCTTCTGGGTGATTTGTGTCACGTCACCGACACCGACATGGGCCTTTCGGTCATTCCTCTTTTCCATACCTTCGGAGCGGTCGCGAACATGCTGGGCGCCATCCGGGTAGGCGCGGGCCTCGTTCTGATGGACGCGTTCAATCTTGATGAAATCTTCCAGCTCATCTGCCGGGAAAAGGTCACGTTCATCGCCGCCGTCCCCCGTCTGTTCCTGGGAATGCTTTTTTATGAAGACGCGGACAAGTACGACGTCAGTTCCCTTAGATTCTGCATCACCGGCGGAGCGGCCATGCCCGCGCACTACGTTCCTGAATTCAATAAAAAGTTCCAAGCGACCCTCGTCGAGGGCTACGGCTTGACCGAAGCCTCGCCGGTCTGCACCTTGAGCAGGCCTGACGGCCCTCAGAAGCCCGGTTCCATCGGAACGGCCATCCCCGGTGTGGAGATCCGCATCGTCAATGACCAGGGTACGGACTGTTCCCTGGGTGAAGTCGGTGAGCTGATCCTGCGCGGGGACAACGTGATGAAGTGCTACTACAAGGAAGAAGAGGCAACGCGGGAAGTCATCGTTGACGGCTGGCTTCACACCGGCGACCTGGCATTTCGCGACAGGGAAGGGTTCTTTTTCCTTACCGGCAGGAAAAAGCGGATGATCATCACCAGCGGATTCAACGTCTACCCACGCGAAGTGGAGCTGGTCCTGGAAGGTCATCCCGCCGTCCGGGCCACCCTGGTGGTCAGCAAGCCGAATCTCCTGCGGGGTGAGATCGTCAAAGCCTTCATCGTCAAGGATCCCGCCATGCAGGCCGACAGCAGGCAGATTCTCCGGCACTGCAGGACCTATCTCTCTTCCTACAAGGTGCCGCGCGAAGTGGAATTCGTGGAATCTCTTCAGGAAAAGGATAAGATTCACGCATCAAATTAA
- a CDS encoding acetyl-CoA C-acetyltransferase produces MKDVVIVSGARTAVGAFGGSLKGVRVTDLGALVIKEAIKRAGLRPAISEEVKGCRCDTFGEFDKTEINKKYYDYDESLTPVYFDECIMGNCLIAGLGQNPGRQSSIYAGLPEETNTITVNKVCASGMKAITLAAQIIKAGDADIMVAGGMENMSNVPYALPDARWGYRMNMPTGSIIDLMVHDGLWEIFNGYHMGFTAENIASRYGISRQAQDELALMSHQRARAAIASGAVADEIIPVPLPVKKGAAPQFFSVDERPMDTSLEKMAKLAPVFKKDGTVTAANASGINDGAAAVVVMSADKAKELGLKPLAKILGYASGGVDPAYMGLGPIPATRKVFKKLGLTMKDMDIVELNEAFASQALGCVQEMGVDLDKTNLNGSGISIGHPVGCTGARITYSLAMQLQKKNAHLGLATLCIGGGQGMAIVLERV; encoded by the coding sequence ATGAAAGATGTCGTCATCGTAAGCGGCGCCAGAACCGCCGTGGGTGCTTTTGGCGGATCGCTGAAAGGCGTGAGAGTTACGGATTTGGGAGCGCTGGTCATCAAAGAGGCCATCAAGAGAGCGGGGCTGCGGCCGGCCATCAGTGAAGAAGTGAAAGGCTGCCGTTGCGATACCTTCGGAGAATTCGACAAGACCGAAATCAACAAGAAATATTATGATTACGATGAATCCCTGACCCCCGTTTATTTCGACGAGTGCATCATGGGGAACTGCCTGATCGCCGGCCTGGGACAGAATCCCGGCCGTCAGTCCAGCATCTATGCCGGTCTGCCCGAAGAAACGAACACCATCACAGTGAACAAGGTCTGCGCATCCGGCATGAAAGCCATCACCCTGGCCGCCCAGATCATCAAAGCCGGCGATGCCGACATCATGGTGGCCGGCGGCATGGAAAACATGAGCAATGTACCCTACGCCCTGCCCGACGCCCGCTGGGGATACCGGATGAACATGCCTACGGGTTCCATCATCGACCTCATGGTTCATGATGGTCTCTGGGAAATCTTCAACGGCTATCACATGGGATTCACGGCGGAAAATATCGCCTCCCGTTATGGAATCAGCCGTCAGGCCCAGGACGAGCTGGCCCTCATGAGCCATCAGCGCGCCCGTGCGGCCATCGCCAGCGGCGCCGTCGCCGATGAAATCATCCCCGTTCCGCTGCCCGTGAAGAAAGGCGCGGCTCCGCAGTTTTTCTCCGTCGACGAGCGTCCCATGGACACCAGCCTGGAAAAGATGGCGAAGCTGGCCCCAGTCTTCAAGAAGGACGGAACCGTCACGGCGGCCAACGCCTCGGGTATCAATGACGGTGCGGCGGCTGTCGTCGTGATGAGCGCCGACAAGGCAAAGGAACTGGGCCTCAAACCGCTGGCGAAGATCCTCGGCTATGCCTCCGGCGGCGTCGATCCGGCATACATGGGTCTGGGTCCGATTCCGGCAACCCGCAAGGTCTTCAAGAAACTCGGCCTGACCATGAAGGACATGGACATCGTGGAACTGAACGAGGCCTTTGCATCCCAGGCCCTGGGCTGCGTCCAGGAAATGGGTGTGGATCTGGACAAAACCAATCTCAACGGCAGCGGGATCTCCATCGGTCACCCCGTCGGCTGCACCGGCGCCCGGATCACCTACAGCTTGGCCATGCAGCTGCAGAAGAAGAACGCGCACCTCGGACTCGCCACGCTGTGTATCGGTGGCGGACAGGGGATGGCCATTGTCCTGGAAAGAGTGTAA
- a CDS encoding 2,3-bisphosphoglycerate-independent phosphoglycerate mutase, whose protein sequence is MDPQWMDKLVIKNDAKMVFLIMDGLGGLPMDGRPGTELETAKTPNLDALARGGVCGLLDPIAPGITPGSGPAHFALFGYDPVSTNVGRGLLSAAGLDFPITERDLCMRVNFATMDAWGQITDRRAGRIDTETNERLCRKLKEGIRPAPGTELFFATEKEHRALIVLRGDNLHEEITETDPQQTGLPPISPRALVPEAEFTSGLLTDLLAQAKMVLADEPKANMLLLRGYARYHRFKSMSERFGLSPVAIASYPMYRGIARLLGMTVHTPTSSLEEEISALETTWPDYDFFFVHVKPTDSRGEDGKFDEKVKVIETVDALLPRITALHPDVLVVTGDHSTPATLAAHSWHPVPVLLAAKTCRPDRVEHFGEGDCLFGGLGRMPTSSLMTVALAHAGRLTKFGA, encoded by the coding sequence ATGGACCCTCAATGGATGGATAAACTGGTCATCAAGAATGACGCAAAGATGGTTTTTCTCATTATGGACGGACTGGGAGGACTGCCCATGGACGGCAGACCGGGAACGGAGCTGGAAACGGCGAAAACCCCCAATCTGGACGCCCTGGCCAGAGGCGGCGTATGCGGCCTCCTGGATCCCATCGCCCCCGGCATCACACCGGGAAGCGGACCGGCCCACTTTGCCCTGTTCGGTTACGATCCGGTGTCCACCAATGTGGGGCGGGGGCTTCTCTCCGCTGCCGGCCTGGATTTCCCCATAACGGAGCGGGATCTCTGCATGCGGGTCAATTTTGCCACAATGGACGCCTGGGGGCAGATCACCGATCGCCGGGCTGGCCGCATCGATACAGAAACCAACGAACGGCTCTGCCGAAAGCTGAAGGAAGGCATCCGTCCCGCTCCCGGAACGGAGCTCTTTTTTGCCACGGAAAAGGAACATCGGGCATTGATCGTGTTGCGCGGAGACAACCTCCACGAGGAAATCACCGAAACCGATCCTCAGCAGACCGGCCTGCCGCCGATATCTCCCCGGGCGCTCGTCCCGGAAGCTGAATTCACATCAGGCCTGCTGACGGACCTGCTGGCTCAGGCAAAAATGGTCCTTGCCGATGAACCCAAAGCCAACATGCTCCTCCTGCGGGGTTATGCCCGATATCATCGTTTCAAAAGCATGTCGGAACGATTCGGTCTTTCTCCCGTGGCCATTGCGAGCTACCCCATGTACCGCGGCATCGCCCGCCTGCTGGGAATGACCGTTCACACCCCGACATCCTCTCTGGAGGAAGAAATCTCGGCCCTGGAAACGACCTGGCCGGATTACGACTTCTTCTTCGTGCACGTCAAACCGACGGATTCCCGGGGTGAAGACGGCAAGTTCGATGAGAAGGTGAAGGTCATCGAAACAGTGGACGCCCTCCTTCCCCGGATTACGGCGCTGCATCCCGATGTCCTGGTCGTCACCGGCGATCACTCCACTCCCGCCACCCTTGCCGCACACAGCTGGCATCCCGTCCCTGTTCTCCTCGCCGCCAAAACATGCCGCCCGGACCGGGTGGAACACTTCGGCGAAGGGGATTGTCTTTTCGGAGGGCTGGGAAGAATGCCTACGTCTTCCCTGATGACCGTGGCTTTGGCCCATGCCGGACGTCTGACCAAATTCGGGGCCTGA
- a CDS encoding long-chain-fatty-acid--CoA ligase, which produces MSQEISYQDKPWLKSYERSVPENIAYEELSLSDILKRSAAEFPDQDALLYQGYALNYRRFNELVDRFAAFLSGQGIGRGRAVAILLPNCIPCVIAYYAILRIGAIAVMNNPLYTDPELEHQLNDSESCAVITLDLLGNRMIDLRGKTKIRQIVVASLGEYLPFPKSLLFRLLARRKRISAPVKRAPDVNSWKSCLRSDPLLLPEGYCGFSDVAVYQYTGGTTGQPKGVELTHANLSKQVQQCAAWFPKFRKGGEIMLGALPYFHAFGMTTAMNLSVFKGWAQILVPRPKSGPLLEAIRKYRPTFAPLVPAMYAGMLNHPDFAGTDMTCLKGAFSGAEPLSGKLRQEFELKTGAVIVEGYGMTETSPVTLINPFSDGARKIGSVGLPISDTLCRIVDPVEGVDDVPLGERGELIIRGPQVMKGYKGRPEETAGIIRGGWCYTGDIALMDRDGYVFLVDRKKNLIISGGYNIYPHEIEEVFNSHPKIAESCAVGIPDEKKGEKVKVFAVLKKDEIATEEELMDYCRTRLAVYKLPKIIEFRRELPKSRVGKILHRELREAERKND; this is translated from the coding sequence ATGTCGCAGGAAATAAGTTACCAGGACAAGCCCTGGCTGAAATCCTATGAGCGAAGTGTACCGGAAAACATCGCTTACGAGGAGCTTTCCCTGTCGGATATCCTGAAGCGGTCGGCTGCGGAGTTTCCCGATCAGGACGCCCTGCTGTACCAGGGATATGCCCTGAACTATCGCCGGTTCAATGAGCTGGTGGATCGCTTTGCGGCTTTCCTGTCCGGTCAGGGCATAGGGCGTGGCCGGGCCGTGGCGATTCTTCTACCCAACTGCATCCCTTGCGTTATCGCCTATTACGCAATTCTGCGGATCGGCGCGATTGCAGTCATGAACAACCCACTCTACACGGACCCGGAGCTGGAACACCAGCTGAATGATTCCGAATCCTGCGCCGTCATAACCCTCGATCTGCTCGGCAACCGGATGATTGACCTGAGAGGCAAAACGAAGATCCGGCAGATCGTTGTCGCTTCCCTTGGCGAATATCTTCCTTTTCCGAAAAGCCTCCTCTTTCGGCTTCTTGCCCGGAGAAAGCGAATATCCGCCCCGGTAAAAAGAGCGCCGGATGTGAATTCGTGGAAAAGCTGCCTCCGGAGTGATCCGCTCTTGCTTCCTGAAGGATATTGCGGCTTCTCTGATGTGGCCGTGTACCAGTACACGGGCGGGACAACGGGACAGCCCAAGGGTGTGGAACTGACCCATGCCAATCTGAGCAAGCAGGTTCAGCAGTGCGCCGCCTGGTTCCCGAAATTCAGGAAGGGCGGAGAAATCATGCTGGGTGCGCTGCCGTATTTTCATGCCTTTGGAATGACGACGGCAATGAATCTTTCCGTCTTCAAGGGTTGGGCACAGATCCTTGTTCCCAGGCCGAAATCGGGTCCTCTGCTGGAGGCAATCCGGAAGTATCGCCCGACCTTTGCCCCCCTCGTTCCGGCCATGTATGCCGGGATGCTGAATCATCCTGATTTTGCCGGAACGGATATGACCTGCCTGAAAGGAGCCTTCTCAGGGGCGGAGCCCCTTTCCGGGAAGCTTCGCCAGGAGTTCGAACTGAAGACGGGGGCCGTGATCGTCGAAGGCTACGGCATGACGGAGACCAGTCCGGTCACCCTGATCAACCCCTTTTCCGATGGCGCACGGAAGATCGGCAGTGTGGGGCTGCCCATTTCCGACACCCTCTGCCGGATCGTTGATCCTGTTGAAGGCGTTGACGATGTTCCTCTGGGCGAGCGTGGGGAGCTGATTATCCGCGGGCCTCAGGTGATGAAGGGATACAAGGGGCGACCGGAAGAGACGGCCGGCATTATCCGGGGAGGATGGTGTTATACGGGGGACATCGCCTTGATGGACCGTGACGGCTATGTCTTTCTGGTGGATCGGAAGAAGAATCTGATTATCTCCGGGGGGTATAACATCTATCCCCATGAAATCGAAGAGGTGTTCAACAGTCATCCGAAGATTGCGGAGTCCTGCGCGGTGGGCATCCCCGATGAGAAAAAGGGGGAAAAAGTCAAGGTCTTCGCCGTCCTGAAGAAGGACGAAATCGCGACCGAAGAGGAATTAATGGATTACTGCCGGACAAGACTCGCCGTTTACAAACTGCCGAAGATCATCGAGTTTCGCAGGGAACTGCCTAAATCCAGGGTGGGAAAAATTCTGCATCGCGAGCTTCGGGAGGCCGAGCGGAAAAATGACTGA
- a CDS encoding OmpP1/FadL family transporter — protein sequence MAKKPRSAQDRGFFAIGEARTAHKHFGKKIDREGIMRKFGSFCIMLMLIIFTPSLHAGNVDTQGIGAKATALGGAFSAYGDDPFAVYYNPATLTQIRSAMISLGAHVVKPEMKVSRYAVNGMNAGSSAIGPDWFGDRSHTLIVPHLGFSLPVSDSVTAGVGLYAPCGMDIRWPTTSDNPGVYNSYHSWYRREVISPAAAWQLHDQVSVGLGIALGRSFTGVENWTYFPALPGLHNRFVDTDMEDEGNWSINAGLLIKPLKALSLGLTYRGRAETKFRGTTQVKGVNEGDDLTGTGASVYNTCVSSTTKIDSPEQIQGGIRYQPVESLSLEVDLVWTRWSSIKGYTLSFDRKFLDAPALGLYNPGRTEQYYARNWEDTTQLRCGVEWKVNDILALRGSWFYDPSPIPDSTFDMQWPDGDKRTYALGIGLNWGTVNLDGVVQYTCTARKREIEGESRNLNESYLGGQGAPKVSLSGDGHLWGAGMTISYRY from the coding sequence ATGGCGAAAAAGCCCCGGTCTGCTCAGGACAGGGGCTTTTTTGCGATAGGGGAGGCGCGCACAGCACACAAACACTTCGGCAAGAAAATCGACAGGGAAGGGATAATGAGAAAATTCGGCTCTTTTTGTATAATGCTCATGTTGATCATCTTTACTCCTTCACTTCATGCCGGGAATGTCGACACCCAGGGGATCGGAGCCAAGGCGACAGCCCTGGGAGGCGCATTTTCGGCCTATGGAGATGATCCTTTTGCTGTTTACTACAATCCCGCCACGCTGACGCAGATAAGAAGCGCCATGATTTCGCTGGGCGCGCATGTTGTCAAGCCGGAAATGAAGGTTTCAAGGTATGCCGTAAACGGGATGAATGCCGGTTCTTCAGCGATCGGACCGGACTGGTTTGGCGACAGGTCACATACACTGATTGTTCCCCATCTGGGATTTTCCCTTCCCGTATCCGATTCCGTAACCGCAGGCGTCGGCCTTTACGCGCCCTGCGGCATGGATATTCGGTGGCCCACGACATCCGACAATCCCGGGGTTTACAACAGCTATCATTCATGGTACCGGCGGGAGGTGATTAGTCCGGCAGCAGCGTGGCAGCTCCATGATCAGGTTTCAGTCGGTCTGGGCATCGCTTTAGGCCGTTCCTTTACCGGAGTGGAAAACTGGACCTATTTCCCGGCCCTGCCGGGACTTCATAACCGCTTTGTTGATACGGATATGGAGGATGAAGGAAACTGGTCCATCAATGCCGGGCTGCTGATCAAGCCTTTGAAAGCTCTTTCCCTGGGACTGACGTATCGAGGCAGAGCGGAAACGAAATTCCGGGGAACGACGCAGGTAAAGGGTGTGAACGAGGGAGACGACCTGACCGGGACAGGCGCATCGGTTTACAACACCTGTGTTTCTTCGACGACGAAAATCGACTCTCCCGAGCAGATCCAGGGCGGCATCCGTTATCAGCCCGTCGAGTCGCTTTCCCTGGAAGTCGATCTGGTGTGGACGCGCTGGTCCTCCATCAAGGGGTACACGCTCTCCTTCGATAGGAAGTTTCTGGATGCACCGGCTCTGGGACTGTACAATCCCGGCCGGACGGAGCAGTATTATGCGCGCAATTGGGAGGATACGACGCAGCTTCGTTGCGGGGTGGAGTGGAAGGTCAATGACATTCTGGCACTGCGTGGTTCCTGGTTTTATGACCCCTCGCCGATACCCGATTCAACCTTCGACATGCAGTGGCCCGACGGCGATAAACGCACCTATGCCCTGGGAATCGGATTGAACTGGGGAACCGTCAATCTGGATGGAGTCGTTCAGTACACCTGCACGGCCAGGAAAAGAGAAATTGAAGGAGAAAGCCGGAATCTGAATGAGAGCTATCTGGGAGGACAGGGAGCGCCGAAGGTTTCTCTTTCCGGAGACGGCCACCTCTGGGGCGCCGGCATGACGATCAGCTACCGATACTGA
- a CDS encoding heterodisulfide reductase-related iron-sulfur binding cluster, whose amino-acid sequence MVQPIGIGNEGREVFWNAEHFEPFLFLFTGVALLILAYGLYRRWQMWKALGKPELRMDNMGERVKLLLRNALLQVKTSADAYPGIMHGLIFFGFFVLIFGAAFDATEFHITEPLGVAFLRGNFYLGFSFLMDLFGLAVLVGVLMAADRRYLSKPDRLGYKGVPDNRPDDAIVLLLIGGIIVTGFIIEALRISVTIDETPWEYWSFAGWTLSHLFTGIETDSAKAAHKFFWWLHTFIALGFIAYIPFSRLLHIVTTSANHFFTDLKPTGTIEPIRDFENAETFGVGQLEEFTWKQLFDLDACTRCGRCQDGCPAYLTGKPLSPKKLVQDLKTYWEQRAPAFVEAQKAAAAGSELQVPEAEKAMVGEVIDLHELWACTNCMYCMENCSAAIEHVPKIVNMRQYKVLTEADFAPELQLTYRNMENNSNPWGVGAHLRADWAKDLGVKTLAEDPDVEYLFYVGCAGSFDDRGKKVTIAFAKILQAAGVKFGILGTEECCCGDSAMRGGNEYLYQTLAQMNIEAMNGYGVKKIIATCPHGYNALKKDYPHFGGNFEVYHHAEILADLLAKGKIALKKPLASTVTYHDSCFLGRYNKIYDQPRKVLNAVPGLRLTEMERNLAKSFCCGAGGGRMWMEEDIGERINDARTDQAIAAGAETIAVACPFCLTMMSDGIKDRQKEETMVSLDIAEIVWKAMDLEPSKAGTETEETA is encoded by the coding sequence ATGGTACAGCCTATAGGTATAGGGAATGAAGGAAGGGAAGTATTCTGGAACGCGGAACACTTCGAGCCCTTCCTTTTTCTTTTTACGGGAGTAGCCCTGCTTATCCTTGCCTACGGACTTTATCGACGTTGGCAGATGTGGAAGGCGTTGGGGAAGCCCGAACTGAGAATGGACAACATGGGTGAAAGGGTCAAACTGCTGCTTCGCAATGCGCTGCTGCAGGTGAAAACTTCAGCCGATGCCTATCCCGGTATTATGCATGGATTGATTTTTTTTGGATTTTTTGTGCTTATCTTCGGGGCGGCGTTTGATGCGACGGAATTTCACATTACGGAACCCTTGGGCGTGGCTTTCCTGAGAGGGAATTTTTATCTTGGTTTTTCATTTCTCATGGATCTGTTTGGCCTGGCTGTTCTGGTGGGCGTGCTTATGGCAGCGGACAGGCGATATCTGTCGAAGCCGGATCGACTGGGTTACAAGGGAGTTCCGGACAACAGGCCCGATGACGCCATTGTTCTGCTTCTTATCGGCGGTATTATCGTTACGGGATTCATCATCGAAGCCTTGAGAATTTCTGTTACAATCGACGAGACACCTTGGGAATACTGGTCTTTCGCGGGCTGGACCCTTTCACATTTATTCACCGGCATTGAAACGGATTCGGCAAAGGCGGCCCATAAATTCTTCTGGTGGCTGCATACCTTCATCGCTCTTGGATTTATCGCATATATTCCTTTCTCAAGGTTGCTCCATATCGTTACGACGTCGGCCAACCACTTCTTTACGGATCTGAAGCCGACCGGAACGATCGAGCCCATTCGGGATTTCGAGAACGCGGAAACCTTCGGTGTCGGGCAACTGGAAGAGTTTACATGGAAGCAGCTTTTCGACCTGGATGCCTGTACGCGCTGCGGCAGATGCCAGGATGGCTGTCCGGCCTATCTGACCGGCAAGCCGCTTTCCCCGAAGAAACTGGTTCAGGATTTGAAAACCTACTGGGAGCAGCGTGCTCCGGCCTTTGTCGAGGCGCAGAAGGCCGCGGCGGCAGGTAGTGAACTGCAGGTTCCTGAGGCCGAAAAGGCCATGGTGGGTGAAGTCATCGATCTGCATGAGCTCTGGGCCTGTACGAACTGCATGTACTGCATGGAAAACTGTTCGGCGGCCATCGAGCATGTGCCGAAGATCGTCAATATGAGACAGTATAAGGTCCTCACGGAGGCCGATTTCGCGCCGGAACTCCAGTTGACCTACCGCAACATGGAAAACAATTCCAATCCCTGGGGCGTGGGCGCTCACCTCCGGGCTGACTGGGCAAAGGATCTGGGAGTCAAGACGCTGGCGGAAGATCCCGACGTGGAATATCTCTTCTATGTCGGCTGTGCCGGTTCATTCGATGACCGCGGCAAGAAAGTGACCATCGCGTTTGCGAAGATCCTGCAGGCGGCCGGGGTGAAATTCGGTATTCTCGGTACTGAGGAATGCTGCTGCGGCGACTCGGCCATGAGAGGCGGCAACGAATATCTGTACCAGACGCTGGCGCAGATGAACATCGAGGCCATGAACGGCTATGGCGTGAAGAAGATCATCGCCACCTGCCCCCATGGGTACAATGCTCTGAAAAAGGATTATCCGCACTTCGGTGGAAATTTCGAAGTCTATCATCATGCGGAGATTCTGGCCGATCTGCTTGCGAAGGGCAAGATCGCACTGAAGAAACCTCTGGCAAGCACTGTCACCTATCATGACTCCTGCTTCCTGGGGCGGTATAACAAGATTTACGATCAGCCCCGAAAGGTGTTGAATGCTGTACCCGGCCTGAGACTTACGGAAATGGAGCGGAATCTCGCGAAGAGCTTCTGCTGCGGCGCCGGTGGAGGCCGGATGTGGATGGAAGAAGATATCGGCGAACGCATTAATGACGCGCGGACCGATCAGGCGATTGCAGCCGGCGCGGAGACCATTGCGGTGGCCTGCCCGTTCTGTCTCACGATGATGAGCGACGGAATCAAGGATCGCCAGAAGGAAGAAACCATGGTATCTCTGGATATCGCCGAGATCGTCTGGAAGGCCATGGATCTCGAGCCGTCTAAAGCAGGGACGGAAACGGAAGAGACCGCTTAA
- a CDS encoding electron transfer flavoprotein subunit alpha/FixB family protein: MAKGVWIVAEQRDGAFRKISFELASTARKLADELGEEVGAVLLGSGVEGIAGELGKYGVDKVFVADDAALEPYTTDAHAAAVAKIVKENDPSILLFGASAQGKDLSARVAGKLATGLATDCTEVKIDGGKLVAVRPMYAGKCYGEVVFSAFPQMASLRPNVFPAVENAKAGAVTKFDAGLDASQLKTKVVEVQKDASGKIDLTEAMVIVSGGRGMGGAEGYACLEELANVLGATVGASRAAVDSGWRPQADQVGQTGKVVSPNLYVACGISGAIQHLAGMSSSKFIVAVNKDEEAPIFAKADYGIVDDLFKVIPELAKECKKLVG; encoded by the coding sequence ATGGCAAAAGGTGTATGGATAGTAGCAGAGCAAAGAGATGGCGCCTTTCGCAAGATTTCTTTTGAACTTGCGAGCACTGCCCGGAAGCTGGCGGATGAGCTGGGTGAAGAGGTAGGCGCCGTCCTGTTGGGTTCAGGTGTGGAAGGAATTGCAGGCGAACTGGGTAAATACGGTGTGGATAAGGTTTTCGTGGCTGATGACGCAGCCCTGGAACCCTACACGACGGATGCCCATGCAGCGGCGGTTGCGAAAATCGTTAAGGAAAACGATCCTTCGATCCTGCTGTTCGGCGCGTCCGCGCAGGGCAAAGACCTGTCCGCCCGCGTAGCTGGAAAACTGGCTACCGGACTGGCCACGGACTGCACGGAAGTAAAGATCGACGGCGGCAAGCTGGTTGCTGTTCGTCCCATGTATGCAGGGAAATGCTATGGTGAAGTCGTCTTTTCCGCATTTCCGCAGATGGCATCCCTGAGACCGAATGTTTTCCCGGCTGTCGAAAATGCAAAGGCCGGTGCGGTAACGAAATTTGATGCCGGACTGGATGCATCGCAGTTGAAGACCAAGGTTGTTGAAGTTCAGAAAGACGCCAGCGGCAAGATCGACCTGACGGAAGCCATGGTCATTGTTTCCGGAGGCCGAGGAATGGGCGGGGCGGAAGGATATGCCTGTCTTGAAGAACTGGCGAATGTCCTGGGCGCGACGGTGGGTGCTTCCAGAGCGGCCGTCGATTCAGGTTGGCGTCCCCAGGCGGATCAGGTCGGACAGACAGGAAAGGTTGTTTCCCCGAATCTGTATGTGGCCTGCGGTATTTCCGGAGCCATTCAGCATCTGGCCGGCATGAGTTCATCCAAGTTTATCGTGGCCGTCAACAAAGACGAAGAGGCCCCGATTTTTGCGAAGGCGGATTACGGGATCGTTGATGATCTCTTCAAGGTGATCCCCGAATTGGCAAAAGAGTGCAAGAAACTTGTTGGTTAG